Proteins encoded in a region of the Haloarcula sp. CBA1129 genome:
- a CDS encoding universal stress protein, which yields MYDDILFPTDGSDGADEALAHALELAKTHDSTIHVLSVVDSTYLGSAAAEATTIESLQEQTEQVIDETVDDIAHHGAAVVAEHRMGDPYEEIIGYAEAAGVDMIVMGTHGRTGLDRFLLGSVAEKVVRTADTPVMTVRLSDEA from the coding sequence GTGTACGACGATATACTCTTTCCGACGGACGGGAGTGACGGCGCAGACGAAGCACTTGCCCACGCGCTCGAACTGGCGAAGACACACGACTCGACGATTCATGTGCTCTCTGTCGTCGATTCGACGTATCTCGGGAGCGCCGCGGCAGAAGCCACGACCATCGAATCACTACAGGAACAGACCGAGCAGGTCATCGATGAGACGGTCGATGACATTGCCCACCACGGCGCGGCCGTCGTCGCCGAGCACCGAATGGGTGACCCGTACGAGGAGATCATTGGCTACGCTGAGGCTGCGGGCGTCGATATGATCGTCATGGGAACCCACGGCCGGACCGGTCTGGACCGGTTTCTGCTAGGGAGCGTCGCCGAGAAGGTCGTTCGGACGGCGGACACACCGGTAATGACGGTCCGACTGTCCGACGAGGCGTAG
- a CDS encoding 50S ribosomal protein L16, which translates to MSDKPASMYRDIDKPAYTRREYITGIPGSKIAQHKMGRKQKDADDYPVQISLIVEETVQLRHGSLEASRLSANRHLIKEIGEEGDYKMTLRKFPHQVLRENKQATGAGADRVSDGMRAAFGKIVGTAARVQAGEQLFTAYCNVEDAEHVKEAFRRAYNKITPSCRIKVERGEELLIA; encoded by the coding sequence ATGTCGGACAAACCCGCCTCAATGTACCGGGACATCGACAAGCCCGCGTACACCCGACGCGAATACATCACGGGCATTCCCGGTTCGAAAATCGCACAGCACAAGATGGGCCGCAAACAGAAGGACGCCGACGATTACCCCGTCCAGATCAGCCTCATCGTCGAGGAGACCGTCCAGCTCCGTCACGGCTCGCTGGAGGCCTCCCGCCTGTCGGCCAACCGCCACCTCATCAAGGAGATCGGTGAGGAAGGCGACTACAAGATGACGCTGCGGAAGTTCCCCCACCAAGTCCTGCGCGAGAACAAGCAGGCGACCGGTGCCGGGGCCGACCGTGTCTCCGACGGGATGCGTGCCGCCTTCGGGAAGATCGTCGGCACCGCCGCCCGCGTTCAGGCCGGCGAACAGCTGTTCACCGCCTACTGCAACGTCGAGGACGCAGAGCACGTCAAGGAAGCGTTCCGCCGCGCCTACAACAAGATCACGCCTTCTTGCCGTATCAAGGTCGAACGCGGCGAAGAACTGCTGATCGCGTAA
- a CDS encoding glutathione S-transferase family protein: MNMLVEGEWRTDAYETTNEDGAFDRQDTTFRGRVEDDPDARFQPEAGRYHLYACRACPWAHRILVARKLLGLEDAITVDYVDPYRGEDGWQFTPEKEGCTPDTVNGSDYLREVYVEADPDATCRVTVPVLWDKQEETIVNNESEEILRMLDTEFDDVADNDVDLYPEGYQAEVDDIIDDIYEPINNGVYRCGFADSQSAYDEAVEELFDALDHWDAVLEDQRFLAGDRLTEADICLFTTLVRFDEVYHTHFMCNHKLIREYDNLWPYLRDLYQLPGVAETVNMDHITEHYYTTHPDVSPKRIVPMGPDPDFEAVHDRDELAGDLPETLFPTA, translated from the coding sequence ATGAATATGCTCGTTGAGGGTGAGTGGCGGACCGACGCGTACGAAACAACGAACGAGGACGGGGCCTTCGACCGGCAGGACACGACCTTCCGAGGCCGGGTGGAGGACGACCCCGACGCACGATTCCAGCCCGAAGCTGGCCGGTATCATCTCTATGCCTGCCGCGCCTGTCCGTGGGCCCACCGGATTCTGGTCGCCCGGAAGCTGCTGGGACTCGAAGACGCCATCACCGTCGACTACGTCGACCCATATCGCGGTGAGGACGGCTGGCAGTTCACGCCCGAGAAGGAGGGCTGCACGCCGGACACGGTCAACGGGTCGGACTACCTCCGCGAGGTCTACGTCGAAGCCGACCCCGACGCGACCTGTCGCGTGACGGTCCCGGTGCTGTGGGACAAGCAGGAGGAGACCATCGTCAACAACGAATCCGAGGAGATTCTCCGGATGCTCGACACCGAGTTCGACGACGTGGCTGACAACGACGTGGACCTCTACCCTGAAGGCTACCAAGCGGAAGTCGATGACATCATTGACGACATCTACGAGCCGATCAACAACGGCGTCTACCGCTGTGGCTTTGCTGACAGCCAGTCGGCCTACGACGAGGCTGTCGAAGAGCTGTTCGACGCCTTAGACCACTGGGATGCCGTGCTCGAAGACCAGCGTTTCCTCGCCGGCGACCGCCTGACCGAGGCGGACATCTGTCTGTTCACGACGCTCGTCCGCTTCGACGAAGTGTATCACACCCACTTCATGTGCAACCACAAGCTCATCCGCGAGTACGACAACCTCTGGCCGTACCTCCGAGACCTCTACCAGCTCCCCGGCGTCGCCGAGACGGTGAACATGGACCACATCACGGAGCACTACTACACCACCCACCCCGACGTGAGCCCGAAGCGAATCGTCCCGATGGGGCCCGACCCCGACTTCGAGGCTGTCCACGACCGCGACGAACTGGCGGGCGACCTCCCCGAGACGCTGTTCCCGACGGCGTAA
- a CDS encoding type IV pilin yields the protein MSRVDGRSRGVSPVIGVVILVGIAAILAATIGVFALGFSEQRPTQAPQVAIVADYSERTTGNGEYLNLSFKSGETVYRDSLSVVVTGAKTSGGSDVTLDTDPIQAQAATRITSGTRITIHQGHFSGTGGGSYLDLSDATLRLVWNPTNEPESETYVIYRWPDPSQRN from the coding sequence ATGAGTCGGGTAGATGGACGAAGCCGGGGCGTAAGTCCGGTTATCGGCGTCGTCATTCTCGTCGGCATTGCTGCTATTCTTGCTGCCACCATCGGTGTGTTCGCGCTCGGCTTCAGCGAGCAGCGACCCACGCAGGCCCCGCAGGTCGCTATCGTGGCCGACTACAGCGAGCGGACCACCGGCAACGGGGAGTATCTGAATCTCAGCTTCAAAAGCGGCGAGACCGTCTACAGGGACTCTCTCTCGGTTGTTGTGACGGGCGCGAAAACCTCCGGTGGCAGCGACGTGACGCTGGACACCGACCCGATACAGGCACAGGCCGCGACGCGGATTACATCGGGCACCCGGATTACGATACATCAGGGCCACTTTTCCGGGACCGGTGGCGGGTCGTATCTGGACCTGAGCGACGCGACGCTTCGTCTGGTCTGGAACCCGACGAACGAACCGGAGTCTGAAACGTACGTCATCTACCGTTGGCCGGACCCGAGCCAGCGCAACTGA
- a CDS encoding TrmB family transcriptional regulator codes for MDDSTLRDRLAQLGLSEKEVDTYLSILGSGEATASEIADDTGVSKRYVYSISESLEDRGFVEVNDHVVPTTIRARPPEEVIDALTDRLEEMSGALDSRYSASAREPQQFDVIKSRVTVIKRLTEYIRNAEREIMLSVPQQYLPEISEELVAAVDRGVLVMLVVSSADDLRPEDVSGLASVARSWGQPMPIMLTVDAQFGLVSPAEMVTRTNSDQRAIAFVQQQLVPVLSGSFLGNYWLMATEETVTDPAPLPATYHDFRHAVLQATLHLRAGHDVHVSAEVRAVQADDDTTTIEGTVIETKQGVAEPQTNSYPIEHTLVVDIGDRTVSLGGSGSFIEDYETDAVTLSLAE; via the coding sequence ATGGACGATTCGACTCTCAGGGACAGGCTGGCACAGTTGGGTCTGTCGGAGAAAGAAGTCGACACGTACCTGTCGATTCTCGGCAGCGGCGAGGCCACAGCAAGCGAAATCGCCGACGATACCGGTGTCTCCAAACGGTACGTCTACAGTATCAGCGAATCGCTCGAAGACCGCGGGTTCGTCGAGGTCAACGACCACGTCGTGCCGACGACGATCCGCGCTCGGCCGCCCGAGGAAGTCATCGACGCCCTGACCGACCGGCTCGAAGAGATGAGCGGGGCGCTCGATTCCCGATACTCGGCAAGTGCACGAGAACCACAGCAGTTCGACGTCATCAAGTCGCGGGTGACAGTCATCAAGCGGCTCACGGAATACATCAGAAACGCGGAGCGCGAGATCATGCTGTCGGTTCCCCAGCAGTATCTCCCGGAGATATCGGAGGAGCTGGTCGCGGCCGTCGACCGCGGCGTGCTCGTGATGCTAGTCGTCAGTAGCGCCGACGACCTGCGCCCCGAGGACGTGAGCGGGCTTGCCTCCGTCGCCCGGTCATGGGGCCAGCCGATGCCGATAATGCTCACCGTCGACGCCCAGTTCGGCCTCGTCTCCCCGGCCGAGATGGTGACACGCACCAACTCCGACCAGCGCGCAATCGCCTTCGTCCAGCAACAGCTCGTCCCGGTGCTGTCAGGCTCGTTCCTCGGGAACTACTGGCTGATGGCCACCGAGGAGACCGTTACCGACCCGGCCCCGCTTCCGGCCACCTACCACGACTTCCGCCACGCCGTCCTCCAAGCGACACTCCACCTGCGCGCCGGCCACGATGTCCACGTTTCCGCGGAAGTACGGGCGGTACAGGCAGACGACGACACAACCACCATCGAGGGCACCGTCATCGAGACGAAACAGGGGGTCGCCGAACCACAGACCAACTCCTACCCCATCGAGCACACGCTGGTCGTCGACATCGGCGACCGGACTGTCTCGCTTGGCGGCTCCGGGTCGTTCATCGAGGACTACGAGACCGACGCGGTCACGCTCTCGCTGGCCGAGTGA
- a CDS encoding glycoside hydrolase family 15 protein has protein sequence MTLRTALNDFKRTRDRRHQFPGELRSTTGFFSGLDSRLVHIDRDGSLRDYSYPLCGLTGIDRSRFGIDTGSTTWFSADADQRYLGDAGVVETIHDCGDWAVVQTDCTIEQAHVTRFELRGDAPADASLRAFVDFAPDGRDGQQSLLMHGNTVEAYHRSEHDFAGVSTDLDTVQGQIPERLPELVDDDPVSFPRATGERRYEDTTLTGGVLLSAPFVDGGVTLATLLTDTDETDRDAALSTIDRLVSDRHTSETLLEAGQAQRRWTAPADTPSRESVVSDLRVLSLLSATNGARIAAPDFDPYYVTSGGYGYTWFRDDAEISAFLLEADETFGLGLASWHQRSAEFYCRTQHPDGSWPHRVWPGDETLAPGWANARLESGADADYQADQTASVTSFLATYLRTGEPTDPERIETTLGRAVESIDDTLADDGLPVACQNAWENMQGRFTHTAATFLHAYAAVARAPVCAALRDHARSQAETVLSALDSLWTGDRYALREHDGTIDDRLDSATLALPAACRVAAETVDLSTETRERLWTHVETTLDGLERDTGDIRGLIRFEGDDWRRGSQDREKIWTVSTAWGANSAAQLGALLRDADDSRAAAAYARSRDLLGEILPGGSLVQSSGYLPEQLFDDGTPDCGTPLGWPHALRLATVAHLADAGELTAEPLGVRE, from the coding sequence ATGACGCTCCGGACGGCACTCAACGACTTCAAGCGGACGCGGGACCGCCGCCACCAGTTCCCGGGTGAACTGCGCTCTACGACGGGCTTTTTCTCCGGACTCGACAGTCGGCTAGTGCACATTGACCGCGATGGCTCACTACGGGACTACTCCTATCCGCTGTGTGGACTCACGGGGATCGACCGCTCGCGGTTCGGCATCGACACAGGTTCGACGACGTGGTTCAGCGCTGACGCCGACCAGCGGTATCTCGGTGACGCTGGCGTCGTCGAGACTATCCACGACTGCGGCGACTGGGCAGTTGTCCAGACAGACTGTACTATCGAACAGGCACACGTCACTCGGTTCGAACTCCGCGGCGATGCACCCGCTGACGCGTCATTACGGGCGTTCGTTGACTTCGCACCGGACGGGCGCGACGGCCAGCAAAGCCTGTTGATGCACGGAAACACCGTCGAGGCCTACCACCGGTCCGAACACGACTTCGCTGGCGTCTCTACCGACCTCGACACCGTGCAGGGCCAGATTCCCGAGCGGCTGCCCGAACTCGTCGACGACGACCCGGTTTCGTTCCCCCGGGCGACCGGGGAGCGGCGGTACGAGGATACGACGCTGACCGGCGGTGTCCTGCTGTCTGCGCCGTTCGTCGACGGCGGCGTCACACTGGCGACGCTGCTGACGGACACGGACGAAACTGACCGCGACGCGGCGCTGTCGACCATCGACCGACTGGTGAGTGACCGCCACACCTCGGAGACGCTGCTCGAAGCGGGTCAGGCACAGCGGCGATGGACCGCGCCTGCGGACACGCCGAGTCGTGAGAGCGTTGTCTCCGACCTTCGGGTCCTCTCGCTGCTTTCGGCCACGAACGGAGCCAGAATCGCTGCCCCCGACTTCGACCCGTACTACGTCACCTCCGGCGGCTACGGCTACACGTGGTTCCGAGACGACGCCGAGATATCGGCGTTCCTGCTCGAAGCCGACGAGACCTTCGGCCTCGGACTGGCGTCGTGGCACCAGCGCTCCGCCGAGTTCTACTGTCGCACCCAGCACCCGGACGGCAGTTGGCCCCACCGGGTCTGGCCCGGCGACGAGACGCTCGCGCCGGGCTGGGCGAACGCCCGGCTCGAAAGCGGCGCGGACGCGGACTATCAGGCTGACCAAACCGCAAGCGTCACCAGCTTCCTCGCGACGTATCTCCGGACTGGCGAGCCGACCGACCCGGAGCGCATCGAGACCACGCTCGGGCGCGCCGTCGAGAGCATCGACGACACGCTGGCCGACGACGGTCTCCCGGTCGCCTGCCAGAACGCATGGGAGAATATGCAGGGGCGGTTCACACACACCGCTGCGACCTTCCTGCACGCCTACGCGGCCGTCGCCCGCGCACCCGTCTGTGCAGCGCTCCGGGACCACGCCCGGTCACAGGCCGAGACGGTGCTGTCGGCGCTGGACAGCCTGTGGACCGGTGACCGCTACGCACTCCGCGAACACGACGGGACCATCGACGACCGTCTGGATTCTGCGACGCTGGCTCTCCCCGCAGCCTGTCGTGTCGCCGCCGAGACCGTCGATCTGTCGACCGAGACTCGTGAACGGCTCTGGACCCACGTCGAGACGACACTCGACGGGCTGGAACGGGACACCGGCGATATCCGCGGTCTCATCCGCTTCGAGGGCGACGACTGGCGGCGTGGCTCGCAAGACCGAGAGAAAATCTGGACCGTCTCGACGGCGTGGGGCGCAAACAGCGCCGCTCAACTCGGTGCGCTCCTGCGCGATGCCGACGACAGCCGGGCGGCGGCGGCCTACGCCCGGTCCCGTGATCTGCTGGGCGAGATTCTCCCCGGCGGCTCGCTCGTCCAGTCCAGCGGCTACCTCCCTGAGCAACTGTTCGACGACGGGACGCCGGACTGTGGCACGCCGCTCGGCTGGCCCCACGCACTCCGGCTAGCGACGGTCGCCCACCTCGCTGACGCCGGGGAGCTCACTGCCGAGCCGCTGGGCGTCCGCGAGTAA
- a CDS encoding ABC transporter ATP-binding protein, protein MASLELDGLRKEFDGGSIVAVDDIDLSIDDGEFVTVVGPSGCGKSTTLRMIAGLERPTSGRIRIGDEDVTDVHARKRDVAMVFQNYALYPHKSIRQNMAFGLRMSTDLSKEERQERVIETAEMMGIGDLLDDTPDQLSGGQKQRVALGRAIVREPDVFLFDEPLSNLDAKLRTTMRTEIQRLQEELGITAVYVTHDQEEAMTMGDRIVILNDGRLQQAGRPKTVYENPTNQFVGGFVGSPSMNFLDVTAEPLSSGVRLTGANDDFAYDLTGGRASAFGDIEGGSYVLGIRPEHVSVSDGGDQNAVPATVDVLEPVGSDNYLYLNLGESKTGFEGDGAPDFIARVSTDVEPAIGDRVQVSFDESAVHLFDPETGETVTASEDAPVATPQ, encoded by the coding sequence ATGGCGAGTCTCGAACTAGACGGTCTCCGCAAGGAGTTCGACGGTGGCTCTATCGTGGCGGTCGACGACATCGACCTGTCCATCGACGACGGGGAGTTCGTAACGGTGGTCGGTCCGTCGGGGTGTGGCAAATCGACGACACTGCGGATGATTGCCGGACTCGAACGGCCGACGAGCGGTCGTATCCGCATCGGCGACGAGGACGTAACGGACGTCCACGCCCGTAAGCGCGACGTTGCGATGGTGTTTCAGAACTACGCGCTGTATCCGCACAAGTCCATCCGACAAAACATGGCGTTTGGCCTCCGGATGAGCACGGACCTCTCGAAGGAGGAACGGCAGGAGCGAGTCATCGAGACGGCCGAGATGATGGGTATCGGGGACCTGCTCGATGACACACCGGACCAGCTCTCGGGCGGGCAGAAACAGCGTGTCGCACTCGGGCGCGCTATCGTTCGCGAACCCGACGTGTTCCTCTTCGACGAGCCACTCAGCAACCTCGACGCGAAGCTCCGGACGACGATGCGGACCGAAATCCAGCGCCTGCAGGAGGAACTCGGCATCACGGCCGTCTACGTCACCCACGATCAAGAGGAAGCCATGACGATGGGCGACCGCATCGTCATCCTCAACGACGGGCGACTCCAGCAAGCCGGCCGGCCGAAGACGGTGTACGAGAACCCGACGAACCAGTTCGTCGGCGGCTTCGTCGGCTCGCCGTCAATGAACTTCCTCGACGTGACCGCGGAACCGCTCAGCAGCGGCGTGCGCCTCACCGGCGCTAACGACGACTTCGCTTATGATCTCACGGGTGGCCGTGCCAGTGCCTTCGGCGACATCGAAGGCGGTTCGTACGTGCTGGGTATCCGACCGGAACACGTCTCCGTCAGCGACGGCGGCGACCAGAACGCCGTCCCGGCGACTGTTGACGTGCTCGAACCCGTCGGCAGCGACAACTACCTCTATCTCAATCTGGGCGAGTCGAAGACCGGGTTCGAGGGCGACGGCGCGCCGGATTTCATCGCCAGAGTGAGCACCGACGTGGAGCCAGCCATCGGCGACCGCGTACAGGTCTCATTCGATGAATCCGCCGTCCACCTGTTCGACCCGGAGACCGGCGAGACAGTTACGGCCAGCGAAGACGCGCCTGTCGCGACGCCGCAGTAG
- a CDS encoding alpha-amylase family glycosyl hydrolase, with amino-acid sequence MHHPGPPRFATVGESVELAPRQPDPDMAAEWRLVERPAASTATLGDGPVCHLDPDTPGVYRAELTAPDGTHEQVIRAFPAVTETGRFSVAKGDFGDDGESTDFAVADRAIVIGKFNDFTMGTHWAERDGDEWIIETDLPPGTHHAIFSFDGSFEAIATDEVTIEGPGRPRVELTGETVDGDFVVSADARAAPSGSEPMVEFYLDDRDALEESAVTIDGNELRVPHEALPETARLHAVAVAERHSVADTLVVERGDGSEGGTTDPPATVSRPADPPTWVSDATIYEIFVRSFAGETVDTTFEAIERRVPYIESLGVDVVWLTPIQASPTRHGYHITDFFDTAEDLGTREEFESLVDRLHEAGIRVVFDLVINHSSRDHPAFQLHRAGVSEYADYYERIPASRDVSDIDWAGEDAPGHYFNWTRIPNLNYDSLAVRRWMLDVVDDWRDVVDGFRCDVAWGVPHGFWKEVREQVKADDPEFLLLDETVPRDAAFAENEFDVHYDTDLFDTLRDIGTGEKPASSLFEAVDASVEHGYPDRTGHMRYIDNHDEDRYLDECGETSLRAAVGATFTLPGTPMIYAGQERGVEQQRGTMRWHDGDNALTDFHRRLVALRADHAPLRASEVRPVPHTVETGDAEAVVAYERTDGDETLVVVLHFGDGTANVSVDTQIGGTDLLGGDPISSGGTVEVRDIVVAPASRER; translated from the coding sequence ATGCACCATCCAGGCCCGCCGCGGTTCGCAACCGTCGGCGAATCGGTCGAACTGGCCCCGCGCCAGCCCGATCCCGATATGGCTGCCGAGTGGCGGTTAGTCGAGCGGCCAGCGGCGAGTACAGCGACGCTTGGCGACGGCCCGGTCTGTCACCTCGACCCCGACACACCGGGCGTCTATCGAGCCGAGCTAACCGCCCCGGACGGCACGCACGAACAGGTCATTCGGGCGTTCCCAGCGGTCACCGAGACGGGCCGGTTCAGCGTCGCGAAAGGCGACTTCGGCGACGATGGCGAGAGCACCGATTTCGCCGTCGCCGACCGCGCCATCGTTATCGGGAAGTTCAACGACTTCACGATGGGGACACACTGGGCCGAGCGCGATGGCGACGAGTGGATCATCGAGACCGACCTGCCACCGGGGACCCACCACGCTATCTTCAGCTTCGACGGCTCCTTCGAAGCGATTGCGACCGACGAGGTCACTATTGAAGGGCCCGGCCGGCCGCGGGTCGAACTCACTGGAGAGACAGTAGACGGGGACTTCGTCGTCTCAGCGGACGCCCGCGCGGCCCCGTCGGGGAGCGAGCCGATGGTCGAATTCTACCTCGACGACCGCGACGCGCTGGAGGAGTCCGCGGTGACCATCGACGGCAATGAACTCCGGGTGCCACACGAGGCCCTGCCCGAAACAGCCCGGCTTCACGCTGTCGCTGTCGCCGAGCGTCACAGCGTCGCGGACACGCTAGTCGTGGAGAGGGGTGACGGGAGCGAGGGCGGGACCACAGACCCCCCAGCGACTGTCTCGCGGCCCGCCGACCCGCCGACGTGGGTCAGCGACGCCACCATCTACGAGATATTCGTCCGGTCGTTTGCCGGCGAAACCGTCGACACGACCTTCGAGGCCATCGAGCGGCGGGTCCCCTACATCGAGTCGCTGGGCGTCGACGTGGTGTGGCTCACCCCCATTCAGGCGAGTCCGACCCGCCATGGCTACCACATCACCGACTTCTTCGACACCGCCGAGGACCTTGGGACTCGCGAGGAGTTCGAATCGCTGGTCGACCGACTCCACGAGGCCGGCATCCGCGTGGTATTCGATCTGGTCATCAACCACAGCTCGCGGGACCATCCGGCGTTCCAGCTCCACCGAGCCGGCGTCTCCGAGTACGCCGACTATTACGAGCGGATACCGGCGTCACGTGACGTCTCCGACATCGACTGGGCTGGCGAAGACGCGCCGGGCCACTACTTCAACTGGACGCGAATCCCGAACCTCAACTACGATTCGCTCGCCGTCCGCCGCTGGATGCTCGATGTGGTGGACGACTGGCGCGACGTGGTCGACGGGTTCCGCTGTGACGTCGCTTGGGGCGTACCACACGGGTTCTGGAAGGAAGTCCGGGAGCAGGTGAAAGCCGACGACCCCGAGTTCCTGCTGCTCGACGAGACGGTCCCGCGTGACGCCGCGTTCGCCGAAAACGAGTTCGACGTTCACTACGACACGGACCTATTCGACACGCTCCGGGACATCGGAACCGGTGAGAAACCGGCGTCGTCGCTGTTCGAAGCAGTTGATGCGTCGGTCGAGCACGGCTACCCCGACCGCACCGGCCACATGCGGTATATCGACAATCACGACGAGGACCGTTACCTCGACGAATGCGGTGAGACATCGCTTCGGGCGGCCGTCGGAGCCACGTTCACGCTTCCCGGAACGCCGATGATATACGCCGGTCAAGAGCGCGGCGTCGAGCAACAGCGGGGAACGATGCGTTGGCACGACGGCGACAACGCCCTGACCGACTTCCACCGACGACTGGTGGCGCTCCGCGCGGATCACGCCCCACTGCGTGCATCTGAGGTACGCCCGGTTCCCCACACCGTCGAAACGGGCGATGCGGAGGCGGTTGTCGCCTACGAACGCACCGACGGTGACGAGACGCTGGTGGTCGTTCTGCACTTCGGCGACGGGACAGCGAACGTCTCGGTCGACACCCAAATCGGGGGTACCGACCTCCTCGGCGGCGACCCGATCAGCAGCGGCGGGACGGTCGAGGTCAGAGATATCGTCGTCGCACCGGCATCGAGAGAGCGCTGA
- a CDS encoding extracellular solute-binding protein, which translates to MTMERRTVLKRIGGVGAATALAGCSVQEQGSGGSDGGTASGDGSDDGASGGSQQSSGTATAWYQLQDSEIPAREAAMKAFESETEFGVDGSDISNMEKKTTSAIPAGQGPEIFEWAHDWVGDYYQREFVVDQSDELSVSLDQFTDAAASAVQFDDAVVGLPHSAETVTLIYNADIVDEAPETVDDMVAAMEAYHDPGSSQYGLAAPFDPYFTSGWIQAFGGYYFDPEQDPALGLDADEAIEGLQFALDTLRPYMPDDPNYEPQAATFSEGNAAFAVNGPWYLATLNQSDVNYEVATFPAIDGGEVTPYTGISMWYFADAMSEGGDNATAARNFVEWFATNEDHATRLAEEQGAIPVLDSLVGSDKLPDHVQTYSQTVSQGIPMPTDPRMNKVWSPLENALIEAFNGDASAEDALTTAAEEIRSNWE; encoded by the coding sequence ATGACAATGGAACGACGGACAGTGCTCAAGCGGATCGGCGGTGTCGGGGCGGCTACAGCCTTGGCTGGCTGTAGTGTGCAAGAGCAGGGCAGTGGCGGCTCGGACGGAGGAACGGCATCTGGCGACGGTTCAGACGACGGGGCAAGCGGCGGGAGCCAGCAGTCCTCCGGGACCGCGACGGCGTGGTACCAGCTGCAGGATTCGGAGATACCTGCACGCGAGGCCGCGATGAAGGCCTTCGAGAGCGAGACGGAGTTCGGCGTTGACGGGTCTGATATCTCCAATATGGAAAAGAAGACCACGAGCGCGATTCCGGCCGGCCAAGGGCCGGAGATATTTGAGTGGGCACACGACTGGGTCGGCGACTACTACCAGCGGGAGTTCGTCGTCGACCAGTCCGACGAGCTCTCCGTGAGCCTCGATCAGTTCACGGACGCCGCCGCCTCCGCCGTCCAGTTCGACGACGCCGTCGTCGGACTCCCGCACTCAGCGGAGACGGTGACGCTCATCTACAACGCGGACATCGTCGATGAGGCACCCGAGACGGTCGACGACATGGTGGCGGCGATGGAGGCGTACCACGACCCGGGTAGCAGCCAGTACGGCCTCGCTGCGCCGTTCGACCCGTACTTCACGAGCGGGTGGATTCAGGCCTTCGGCGGTTACTACTTCGATCCGGAGCAGGACCCGGCGCTCGGGCTGGATGCCGACGAAGCCATCGAAGGGCTCCAGTTCGCGCTCGACACCCTCCGTCCGTATATGCCGGACGACCCGAACTACGAACCGCAGGCTGCGACGTTCTCGGAGGGGAACGCTGCCTTCGCGGTCAACGGGCCATGGTATCTTGCGACGCTGAACCAGAGCGACGTGAACTACGAAGTGGCGACGTTCCCTGCCATCGACGGCGGCGAGGTGACGCCGTACACCGGTATCTCGATGTGGTACTTCGCGGACGCGATGAGCGAGGGCGGGGACAATGCCACGGCCGCCCGGAACTTCGTCGAGTGGTTCGCCACCAACGAGGACCACGCGACGCGACTCGCCGAAGAGCAGGGTGCGATTCCAGTGCTTGACAGCCTCGTCGGTAGCGACAAACTCCCCGACCACGTCCAGACGTATTCACAGACCGTCAGCCAAGGGATTCCGATGCCGACCGACCCGCGCATGAACAAAGTGTGGTCGCCGCTTGAGAACGCCCTCATCGAGGCGTTCAACGGCGACGCGAGCGCCGAAGACGCACTGACGACCGCTGCTGAGGAAATCCGCAGCAACTGGGAGTGA